A single genomic interval of Bacillus spongiae harbors:
- a CDS encoding FtsW/RodA/SpoVE family cell cycle protein, protein MFKKIMKSYDYSLIIVYALLCLFGVVMVYSASMVVSVTKYELPSDYFYQRQLLYVLVGFVAFCLAAVFPYKAFKFNKVLVPILILTVGSLFAVQLIGANASANNAQSWISLGGGFKIQPSEFAKLSIIIYLSVVYAKKQAYINDFNKGVAPPIAILIFICTLVIIQPDLGTATIIFAIGCSVILCSGVNIKTLFKLIGLAVVFAVLFSPMIWLKKDDILTEEKLGRIDAYFDPFLDPLDNGLQLINSYFAIGNGGIQGVGLGESIQKLGYLPEPHTDFIMAIISEELGLLGVSFVILGIGYIVLKGIYIGMKSKDPFATMLAVGISSMIGIQTFINLGGVSGLIPITGVPLPFISFGGSSLIVLSLSMGLLVNVSMFAKYEEKYKEDKSQKNSSSKIRQNGYSINA, encoded by the coding sequence ATGTTTAAAAAGATTATGAAATCCTATGACTACTCATTAATTATTGTTTATGCACTACTTTGCTTATTCGGTGTGGTCATGGTGTATAGTGCGAGCATGGTGGTTTCGGTTACAAAGTATGAACTTCCTAGTGATTATTTCTATCAAAGACAATTGCTCTATGTATTGGTAGGTTTTGTTGCGTTTTGTTTAGCGGCTGTATTCCCTTATAAAGCTTTTAAATTTAATAAAGTGCTAGTCCCCATTTTAATCTTGACGGTCGGTTCTTTATTTGCGGTTCAGCTTATTGGAGCTAATGCAAGTGCTAATAATGCGCAAAGTTGGATTTCATTAGGTGGAGGCTTTAAGATTCAACCTTCGGAGTTTGCGAAGCTTTCTATCATTATCTATTTATCTGTCGTTTATGCTAAAAAGCAGGCTTACATAAATGATTTTAACAAAGGGGTAGCACCGCCCATTGCCATTCTTATTTTTATCTGTACACTCGTCATTATTCAGCCAGATTTAGGAACTGCTACGATTATTTTTGCGATTGGCTGTTCAGTTATTTTATGCTCTGGGGTGAACATTAAAACTTTATTCAAACTGATAGGGTTAGCGGTAGTGTTTGCCGTCCTGTTTTCCCCCATGATTTGGTTAAAAAAAGATGATATTTTAACTGAAGAGAAACTAGGTAGAATCGATGCTTATTTCGACCCGTTTCTAGATCCATTGGACAATGGTCTTCAATTAATTAATTCTTATTTTGCAATTGGAAATGGCGGAATACAAGGCGTTGGGTTAGGCGAAAGTATTCAAAAATTAGGCTACCTTCCTGAACCGCATACAGATTTTATTATGGCGATCATTTCAGAGGAGCTTGGTTTATTAGGGGTAAGCTTCGTCATACTAGGAATAGGGTATATTGTCTTAAAAGGAATTTATATAGGGATGAAAAGTAAAGATCCTTTTGCGACCATGCTTGCGGTGGGAATTAGTTCAATGATTGGTATCCAAACGTTCATCAATCTTGGAGGCGTCTCAGGACTGATTCCAATAACAGGAGTCCCTTTACCGTTTATTAGTTTTGGTGGATCTTCACTGATAGTTTTGTCATTGTCAATGGGGTTATTAGTAAATGTTTCCATGTTTGCGAAGTATGAAGAAAAATATAAAGAAGATAAGAGTCAAAAGAACTCAAGTTCAAAAATTCGTCAAAATGGGTATTCTATCAACGCGTAA
- a CDS encoding YlaN family protein has translation MASEMTINHREKAYELLKLDAEKILQLIKVQMDNLTMPQCPLYEEVLDTQMFGLSREIEFAVRLGLVDDKDGKELMDSLERELSALHEASTRK, from the coding sequence GTGGCGTCCGAAATGACAATAAATCATCGCGAGAAAGCCTATGAATTATTAAAGCTCGATGCAGAGAAAATTTTACAGCTAATCAAAGTCCAGATGGATAACTTAACGATGCCTCAATGTCCTCTTTATGAGGAAGTGCTCGATACTCAAATGTTTGGGTTGTCGCGCGAAATTGAGTTTGCTGTCCGTCTTGGTTTGGTTGATGATAAAGATGGAAAAGAACTGATGGATTCGCTTGAGCGTGAACTATCTGCCTTGCATGAAGCTTCAACAAGAAAATAA
- the glsA gene encoding glutaminase A produces the protein MSCKTNEELTKLVEQARPFVKYGKVADYIPALKESNPDDLSVSICYLDGTRFFAGDYVKKFTLQSISKVIALAYVLIENGPNEVFSNVGMEPTGDPFNSIVKLETSNPSKPLNPMINAGALAVTNMFKGEDHYEKWEGFIQFVQSLLGIEEVSWNENVALSEFNTAFLNRSLGFFMKQYEIIHGDIEELLFLYTKQCAIEINCSQLATIGAVFANEGKDPVTQEVKVPSDVARICKTFMVTCGMYNASGEFATKVGIPAKSGVSGGIMGAVPHKCGIGVFGPALDEKGNSIAGLNLVQLMSDRYQWSIF, from the coding sequence ATAAGCTGTAAGACAAATGAAGAACTTACAAAGCTTGTTGAACAGGCAAGACCATTTGTAAAATATGGGAAAGTTGCGGACTATATTCCTGCTTTAAAGGAAAGTAATCCTGACGATTTATCTGTGTCCATTTGCTATTTAGACGGGACAAGATTTTTTGCAGGAGATTATGTGAAGAAGTTTACTCTACAAAGTATTTCAAAAGTGATTGCGTTAGCATATGTATTAATTGAGAATGGACCAAATGAAGTTTTTTCAAACGTTGGCATGGAGCCGACGGGAGATCCGTTCAATTCAATTGTCAAGCTGGAGACTAGTAATCCTTCAAAACCATTGAATCCGATGATAAATGCCGGTGCCTTAGCTGTGACAAATATGTTTAAGGGTGAGGATCATTACGAGAAATGGGAAGGATTTATTCAATTTGTCCAATCATTATTAGGAATTGAAGAGGTATCATGGAATGAAAACGTGGCCTTATCAGAATTTAATACTGCCTTTTTAAATCGTTCCTTAGGTTTCTTTATGAAACAATACGAAATTATTCATGGTGATATTGAAGAGTTATTATTTTTATATACAAAACAGTGTGCCATTGAAATCAATTGCTCACAACTAGCTACAATCGGTGCAGTATTTGCAAATGAGGGGAAAGATCCTGTAACGCAGGAGGTTAAAGTTCCGTCAGATGTAGCAAGAATATGTAAAACCTTTATGGTAACGTGCGGTATGTATAATGCTTCAGGAGAATTTGCGACTAAAGTGGGGATTCCAGCCAAAAGTGGGGTTTCAGGAGGGATAATGGGAGCAGTTCCCCATAAATGTGGAATTGGTGTATTTGGTCCAGCACTAGATGAGAAAGGAAATAGTATTGCTGGCTTAAATTTAGTGCAGCTTATGAGTGACCGTTATCAGTGGAGTATTTTTTAA
- the pyc gene encoding pyruvate carboxylase, whose amino-acid sequence MKKIKKILVANRGEIAIRVFRACTELNIRTVAIYSKEDSGSYHRYKADESYLVGEGKKPIDAYLDIEGIISIAKTANVDAIHPGYGFLSENIQFASRCEEEGITFIGPTSEHLNMFGDKVKARKQAELADIPVIPGSGGPIQGLEDVIEFGKEYGYPLIIKASLGGGGRGMRIVESLEQVKESYERAKSEAKAAFGNDEVYIEKFIQNPKHIEVQILGDKDQNLIHLYERDCSVQRRHQKVVEVAPSVSLSNDFRERICQAAVKLMKNVDYLNAGTVEFLISGEDFYFIEVNPRVQVEHTITEMITGVDIVQSQILIAEGYSLHSKEVGIPHQSDVTTHGYAIQSRVTTEDPLNNFMPDSGRIMVYRSGGGFGVRLDAGNSFQGAVITPYYDSLLVKVSTWALTFEQAASKMVRNLQEFRIRGIKTNIPFLENVVKHENFRTGNYDTSFIDDTPELFMFPKRKDRGTKMLNYIGNVTVNGFPSIEKQKKPVFSQPRIPIVEMGKDIPVGTKQILDEQGPEGLMSWVKNQKSVLLTDTTFRDAHQSLLATRLRTHDLTQISSQTSRLLPNLFSMEMWGGATFDVAYRFLKEDPWMRLLKLREQVPNVLFQMLLRASNAVGYKNYPDNVIREFVEKSANAGIDVFRIFDSLNWVKGMEVAIDAVRQSGKVAEAAICYTGDILDPTRAKYNIDYYKQLAKELEHQGAHMLAIKDMAGLLKPEAAYRLISELKDTVDLPIHLHTHDTSGNGVFMYSKAIDAGVDVVDTALSTMAGLTSQPSANTLYYGLKGNDREPQIDIKSLESLSHYWEDVRKYYKDFESGMMSPHTEVYEHEMPGGQYSNLQQQAKAVGLGERWEEVKEMYARVNHLFGDIVKVTPSSKVVGDMALFMVQNDLTEEEVLERGESIDFPDSVVELFEGYLGQPHGGFPKELQKVILKGREPITVRPGELLEEVNFPALKEKLFHDLGRQVTSFDALAYSLYPKVFMEYCQTVDQFGDVSVLDTPTFLYGMRLGEEIEVEIETGKTLIVKLVSIGQAQADGTRIVYFELNGQSREVVIKDENVKTTTSSKVKANPKNDFHIGATMPGTVINVIVEKGDKVQKGDHLLITEAMKMETTVQAPFSGIIRELHVSTGEAISPGDLLIEIEKG is encoded by the coding sequence TTGAAAAAGATCAAGAAAATTCTTGTCGCCAATCGTGGTGAAATTGCAATTCGTGTATTTCGTGCTTGTACGGAATTAAATATTCGAACAGTAGCGATTTATTCAAAGGAAGATTCAGGTTCGTACCATCGCTATAAGGCGGATGAATCGTATTTAGTAGGAGAAGGCAAGAAACCGATTGATGCATACTTAGATATTGAAGGGATTATTTCGATTGCGAAAACTGCCAATGTTGATGCTATTCATCCAGGGTATGGATTTCTATCAGAAAATATTCAATTTGCTTCTCGTTGTGAAGAAGAAGGGATTACATTTATTGGACCAACAAGTGAACATTTAAATATGTTTGGGGATAAAGTTAAAGCTCGGAAACAGGCTGAACTTGCAGATATTCCGGTTATACCTGGAAGTGGAGGACCTATTCAAGGATTAGAAGATGTTATCGAGTTTGGAAAAGAGTACGGTTATCCGCTAATCATTAAAGCGAGCTTGGGTGGCGGCGGTCGAGGGATGAGGATTGTCGAAAGTCTAGAGCAAGTAAAAGAATCATACGAGCGGGCTAAATCGGAAGCGAAGGCTGCTTTCGGTAACGATGAGGTGTATATCGAGAAGTTTATTCAAAACCCAAAACATATTGAAGTTCAAATTCTGGGGGATAAAGATCAGAATTTGATTCATTTATATGAGCGTGACTGCTCTGTTCAACGTCGTCACCAGAAGGTTGTTGAAGTGGCTCCTAGCGTAAGTTTATCAAATGACTTTCGAGAAAGGATTTGTCAGGCAGCTGTTAAGTTGATGAAAAATGTAGATTATTTAAATGCTGGAACCGTTGAATTTCTTATTTCGGGTGAGGATTTTTATTTTATTGAAGTAAATCCTCGAGTTCAAGTTGAGCATACGATCACAGAAATGATTACGGGTGTAGATATTGTCCAATCTCAAATTCTTATTGCAGAAGGATACTCCTTACATAGCAAGGAAGTGGGCATTCCTCATCAAAGCGACGTCACTACCCATGGATATGCTATTCAATCGCGTGTAACGACAGAGGATCCATTAAATAATTTTATGCCAGATTCAGGAAGAATCATGGTTTATCGATCAGGAGGGGGATTTGGTGTTCGCCTTGATGCAGGAAATAGTTTTCAAGGTGCAGTTATAACCCCGTATTATGATTCTTTATTAGTAAAAGTTTCTACTTGGGCACTCACCTTTGAACAAGCAGCATCTAAAATGGTTCGAAACCTACAGGAATTTAGAATAAGAGGGATTAAAACAAATATACCGTTTTTAGAAAATGTCGTTAAACATGAAAATTTCCGTACAGGGAATTATGATACGTCCTTTATCGACGATACTCCAGAATTGTTTATGTTTCCGAAAAGAAAAGACCGTGGGACGAAAATGCTTAATTATATTGGCAATGTTACAGTCAATGGTTTTCCTAGTATTGAAAAACAAAAAAAGCCTGTCTTTTCTCAACCGAGAATCCCGATTGTAGAAATGGGAAAAGACATCCCAGTTGGAACGAAGCAAATATTGGATGAACAAGGTCCTGAAGGATTGATGAGCTGGGTTAAAAATCAAAAATCAGTCTTGTTAACGGATACAACCTTTAGGGATGCTCATCAGTCATTGTTAGCTACCCGACTTAGAACGCATGACTTAACGCAAATATCAAGCCAAACTTCTCGTCTTTTACCAAACCTATTTTCAATGGAAATGTGGGGTGGAGCAACGTTCGATGTGGCATACCGCTTTTTAAAAGAGGATCCTTGGATGAGGTTGTTGAAGCTTCGTGAGCAAGTACCGAATGTTTTATTCCAAATGCTTCTAAGAGCTTCTAATGCGGTAGGTTATAAAAATTATCCTGATAATGTTATTCGGGAGTTTGTTGAGAAATCAGCTAATGCTGGAATAGACGTTTTCCGAATTTTTGATAGCTTAAACTGGGTGAAAGGCATGGAAGTAGCCATTGATGCTGTGAGGCAATCAGGAAAAGTCGCTGAAGCAGCCATTTGTTATACTGGCGATATTTTAGACCCTACTAGAGCAAAATATAATATTGATTATTATAAACAACTAGCAAAAGAGCTTGAACATCAAGGTGCGCATATGTTAGCCATTAAAGATATGGCAGGGCTTTTAAAGCCTGAAGCTGCTTATCGATTGATTTCAGAGCTTAAGGACACAGTAGATTTGCCGATTCATTTACACACCCATGATACGAGTGGAAATGGAGTCTTTATGTATTCAAAAGCTATTGATGCTGGAGTAGACGTCGTTGATACAGCTTTAAGTACGATGGCTGGATTAACGTCACAACCGAGTGCGAATACACTTTATTATGGGTTAAAGGGGAATGACAGAGAACCTCAAATCGATATAAAGTCATTAGAGAGTCTCTCACACTATTGGGAAGATGTGCGTAAATACTATAAAGACTTTGAAAGTGGAATGATGAGTCCTCATACAGAAGTATATGAACATGAAATGCCTGGAGGACAATACAGCAATCTTCAGCAACAGGCCAAAGCAGTAGGTTTAGGGGAGCGCTGGGAAGAAGTCAAAGAAATGTATGCCCGTGTAAATCACTTATTTGGAGATATCGTGAAGGTAACTCCTTCTTCCAAAGTAGTAGGAGACATGGCCCTATTTATGGTCCAAAATGACTTAACGGAAGAGGAGGTACTAGAACGAGGCGAAAGTATCGACTTTCCTGATTCTGTCGTAGAATTATTTGAAGGGTACTTAGGACAACCTCATGGTGGGTTCCCTAAGGAACTACAAAAGGTGATTTTAAAGGGAAGGGAGCCTATTACGGTTCGACCTGGAGAATTATTAGAAGAGGTAAACTTTCCTGCGTTAAAAGAAAAGTTATTCCATGACCTGGGCAGACAAGTGACAAGCTTTGATGCATTGGCTTATTCACTCTATCCGAAAGTATTTATGGAATATTGTCAAACAGTCGACCAGTTTGGTGATGTTTCCGTGTTAGATACACCAACATTTTTATACGGAATGAGATTAGGGGAAGAAATTGAAGTCGAAATTGAAACAGGAAAGACTTTAATCGTAAAGTTAGTATCCATTGGACAAGCACAAGCAGATGGGACACGAATCGTCTATTTTGAATTGAATGGGCAGTCTCGTGAAGTAGTTATTAAGGATGAGAATGTAAAAACGACAACCTCAAGTAAGGTAAAAGCAAATCCGAAAAATGATTTCCATATTGGAGCTACCATGCCTGGTACAGTAATCAATGTGATCGTTGAAAAAGGCGATAAAGTGCAAAAAGGGGATCATTTATTAATTACAGAAGCGATGAAAATGGAGACAACTGTACAAGCTCCTTTCTCAGGTATAATTAGAGAGTTACATGTTAGTACAGGAGAAGCAATTTCACCAGGAGATTTATTAATCGAAATTGAAAAAGGGTAA
- the coxB gene encoding cytochrome c oxidase subunit II, producing MKARLQKKGRLIALFATLTLILSGCGEAFLSTLQPAGEVAQTQYDLMILSTLIMVGVIVVVTIIYAIAIIRFRRKKGDENKIPKQVEGSHTLEIVWTVIPIILLLILAVPTVTATFNLADTSGMDKVDEDGNREALVVNVRANLYWWEFEYPDLGIVTAQDLIVPTDEKVYFNITASDVKHSFWIPAAGGKLDANVDNINTFYLEFDSEKADEAGNLFYGKCTELCGPSHAIMDFKVKTMDRDEFDGWVTAMQTTEETVPTSEVAQQGQEIFAESCIACHAVSPTTGVGGAGPNLANFGEREQLAGFLDHDKETLKEWIRKPEDFKPGNKMPNFEYLSEQELDALAEYLMGLKVLE from the coding sequence ATGAAAGCAAGGCTACAAAAAAAAGGGCGTTTAATTGCACTATTTGCTACATTAACGCTAATTTTATCAGGCTGTGGAGAAGCATTTCTATCCACATTACAGCCAGCCGGTGAAGTTGCTCAAACACAATATGATTTAATGATTTTGAGTACACTCATTATGGTTGGAGTAATTGTAGTTGTAACCATCATTTATGCAATTGCAATCATCCGTTTCCGTCGTAAAAAAGGGGACGAAAACAAAATTCCAAAACAAGTAGAGGGAAGTCATACACTTGAAATTGTGTGGACGGTCATTCCTATTATCTTGCTACTCATCCTAGCTGTTCCGACTGTTACAGCAACGTTTAATCTTGCAGATACATCGGGTATGGACAAGGTGGATGAGGATGGAAATAGAGAAGCACTTGTCGTTAACGTACGTGCTAACCTTTACTGGTGGGAATTTGAGTACCCTGACTTAGGGATTGTTACAGCGCAGGACCTTATTGTTCCAACAGATGAAAAAGTCTATTTCAACATTACTGCTTCTGACGTTAAACATTCATTCTGGATTCCAGCAGCTGGTGGAAAGCTAGATGCGAACGTTGATAATATCAACACATTTTATTTAGAGTTCGATAGCGAAAAAGCAGATGAGGCTGGGAATCTATTTTACGGAAAATGTACTGAGCTATGTGGACCATCACATGCCATTATGGACTTTAAAGTAAAAACGATGGATCGTGACGAATTCGATGGCTGGGTAACAGCTATGCAAACGACTGAAGAAACGGTCCCAACATCTGAAGTTGCACAGCAAGGACAAGAGATCTTCGCTGAGAGCTGTATTGCTTGTCATGCGGTTTCACCAACGACTGGAGTAGGTGGAGCAGGTCCAAACTTAGCTAACTTTGGAGAACGTGAACAATTGGCTGGGTTCTTAGATCATGACAAAGAAACATTAAAAGAATGGATTAGAAAGCCTGAAGACTTTAAACCAGGCAATAAAATGCCTAATTTTGAATACTTAAGTGAACAAGAGCTCGATGCTCTAGCAGAATACTTAATGGGCTTAAAAGTGTTAGAATAA
- a CDS encoding peptidyl-prolyl cis-trans isomerase — protein MDKIINFAGKVKFPITIDPSVWIFDDRKQELESFFEATNETNNELETYTKAISKHWSREIQEGATYPPTLKTEKKYEKERLLTSTFAIVLKPFIENAAPFEEAKTFIIETETNEYAFPLEDAYSFILCFSSKGKPLQDDGPVHVYFQDGSNKSNPITHVKTLRIE, from the coding sequence TTGGATAAGATTATTAACTTTGCAGGAAAAGTCAAATTCCCTATTACGATTGACCCCTCTGTTTGGATTTTTGATGATCGCAAACAAGAGTTAGAAAGTTTTTTCGAAGCAACTAACGAGACGAATAATGAATTAGAAACCTATACAAAAGCCATCTCCAAACATTGGTCACGAGAAATTCAAGAAGGGGCAACTTACCCACCAACGCTAAAAACTGAAAAAAAATATGAAAAGGAAAGGTTACTTACATCCACGTTTGCGATTGTTTTAAAGCCTTTTATTGAAAATGCTGCCCCTTTTGAAGAGGCAAAAACGTTTATTATCGAAACAGAAACAAACGAGTATGCTTTCCCATTAGAAGATGCGTATTCATTTATTCTTTGTTTTTCCTCTAAAGGGAAGCCTCTGCAAGATGATGGACCTGTTCACGTTTATTTTCAAGATGGTTCGAATAAGTCCAACCCCATTACACATGTAAAAACTTTACGAATAGAGTAA
- a CDS encoding heme A synthase: MNKGIKWLSVITTIGMLFVLLGGALVTKTDSGMGCGQTWPLCHGQLIPDDVPLETIIELAHRVVSGVVGLLVLALSIASWKTIGHIRETKFLSLLSFSFLMLQALIGAAAVVWGQSSFVLALHFGISLISFAAVLLLTLLIFEVDKKFDARNVIIDKKMKFHIFSLTIYTYIVVYTGALVRHTKSSLVCPDWPLCINNSPSLPGNLHEWVQMGHRAAAGIVFIWIAYITFLAIKQYKHQKVIYWGWILAFILVTLQVIAGALVVLTKLFLPLALAHAFFITLLFGLLCYFILLASRSKSM, from the coding sequence TTGAATAAAGGAATTAAATGGCTTTCTGTCATTACGACAATCGGAATGCTATTCGTTTTACTAGGCGGTGCCCTCGTTACCAAAACAGACTCTGGTATGGGTTGTGGACAAACTTGGCCTTTATGTCATGGTCAATTAATCCCAGACGATGTTCCTCTTGAAACGATTATTGAATTAGCACATCGGGTAGTATCAGGTGTGGTTGGATTACTTGTTTTAGCTCTTTCCATTGCCTCTTGGAAAACGATTGGGCATATTAGGGAAACGAAATTTCTCTCACTTCTTTCCTTTTCCTTTTTAATGCTTCAAGCTCTGATTGGAGCAGCCGCAGTTGTTTGGGGCCAAAGTTCGTTTGTTTTAGCACTACATTTTGGAATATCACTTATTTCCTTTGCTGCTGTTCTTTTACTTACTCTTCTAATTTTTGAGGTAGACAAAAAGTTTGATGCTCGTAATGTAATCATAGACAAAAAAATGAAATTTCATATTTTTTCCTTAACTATCTACACGTATATTGTTGTCTATACTGGTGCTCTTGTAAGGCATACAAAATCCAGTTTAGTTTGTCCTGATTGGCCTTTATGTATTAATAATTCACCATCTTTACCAGGTAATCTACACGAATGGGTACAGATGGGGCATAGAGCTGCGGCAGGAATTGTTTTTATTTGGATAGCCTATATTACATTTCTAGCCATTAAACAGTATAAACATCAAAAAGTGATTTATTGGGGTTGGATTCTTGCCTTTATCCTTGTTACACTTCAAGTGATTGCTGGTGCATTGGTTGTTTTGACAAAATTATTTTTACCATTAGCGCTTGCGCATGCATTCTTTATCACATTATTATTTGGCCTATTATGTTATTTTATTTTACTTGCATCTCGAAGCAAAAGTATGTAG
- the cyoE gene encoding heme o synthase yields the protein MSNSRILTTSIHEADIPRTSAWKDFLALIKIGIVNSNLITTFTGLWLALYFSGAHFLESLDIMFFTLIGSSLIVAGSCSINNYYDRDIDHLMERTKSRPTVTGKVSTAKVLALGFGFIIVGSILLFMTTLMAGIIGLIGVFSYVVLYTMWTKRQYVSNTIVGSVSGAVPPLIGWAAVDPNLSVTAWVLFLIMFIWQPPHFYAIAMRRCEEYRKANIPMLPVVKGFAVTKRHIIAWVIALLPLPFFLMELGITFVVLTTLLNVGWLAISLAGYKMNDDIKWAKINFIYSLNYLTIVFVSMVIVTVI from the coding sequence ATGTCAAATAGTCGTATTTTGACAACTTCAATCCATGAAGCCGATATACCTCGAACCAGTGCGTGGAAAGATTTCTTAGCATTGATAAAAATAGGTATTGTTAACTCAAATTTAATAACAACGTTCACTGGTCTATGGCTTGCTCTTTATTTTTCAGGAGCACACTTTTTAGAATCATTAGATATTATGTTCTTTACCTTAATAGGTTCTTCTTTAATCGTTGCTGGCTCATGTAGTATTAATAACTACTATGACCGAGACATAGATCATTTAATGGAACGTACGAAGAGTAGACCTACTGTTACAGGGAAAGTGAGTACCGCAAAAGTTCTTGCACTCGGCTTTGGCTTCATCATAGTAGGGTCGATTCTCTTGTTTATGACAACATTGATGGCGGGAATCATCGGATTAATTGGGGTTTTCAGCTATGTTGTTTTATATACAATGTGGACAAAACGACAATATGTTAGTAACACTATTGTTGGAAGTGTATCTGGGGCAGTACCACCTTTAATCGGTTGGGCAGCTGTAGATCCAAATTTAAGTGTAACAGCGTGGGTATTATTTTTAATTATGTTTATATGGCAACCACCACACTTCTATGCGATTGCGATGAGACGGTGTGAGGAATATCGAAAAGCAAACATCCCGATGTTACCAGTTGTAAAAGGGTTTGCCGTCACAAAAAGGCATATTATCGCGTGGGTCATTGCCCTGTTACCACTACCATTTTTCCTAATGGAGTTAGGTATTACCTTCGTTGTGCTAACCACTCTATTAAATGTTGGTTGGCTAGCCATTTCGTTAGCAGGCTACAAAATGAATGATGATATCAAATGGGCAAAAATTAACTTTATTTACTCGTTAAACTATTTAACGATCGTTTTTGTCAGCATGGTCATCGTGACCGTTATTTAA